CCCCTGTGTTTTTACTGAAATAAATAAAAATTTTTATGACTTATATGTTTTATTATAATATGAGTTTTATCTAAGGAGTAAAACTTTCACAGCGTCTGATACCTTTATCACAACATGAACAATTGTGGTTAATTTGAAATAGTATTTTTGAACAAAAGGACACCGCATGAGATTAAAATTTTCATCTAAATATTTACTGGCAACACTCCTCTTCTTATTCTCAATAACGTGTTTTTTCTTCACCTTTAGTAAAACATTTGGTTTAGAACCCTATTTTGAAAAACAGAAAGAGAAAGAAGATTCAAACTACAAGTTCCGCCTTTCAGGGATTGTTATGTCCTATATTAACAGGCTCTATGTAGATCCCGAACGCATCAAGTCTTTAGAAATGCTAAAAGAGGCCCTCGCATGGGAAGAGAAAGTAATTCCTGAAGTCTTAACCAATTTTGAAGAAAACACTGTCACCGAAACGATTACGGTAGATGATATCTCAAAAACATATGATTTGTCCAAAATTCGTCGCTCTAAGGATATGGTAGAAATCCTGCGGGATGCCCTGAGTTTTATCAACAAATACCGTCAAACCGATGGGAACCTAACCGCCAGCGATATTGAGTACACAGCGATCAATGGGATGCTTACCCAATTAGATCCGCACTCTGTTATCCTTCCGCCGAAAGAATTTAATGAGTTTAAAATTGGCACTACGGGAAAATTTGGCGGACTCGGAATGGTGGTTGGCTTACGGGAAGGCCAACTAACCGTTATATCTCCCATCGAAGGTACTCCCGCCGCAAGGTCGGGTATTAAGGCTGGCGACAAGATTATTGAAATTGACGGAGAATCCACCATTAACATGAACCTTACGGAGTCTGTCGGAAAATTACGGGGAGATCCCGAAACTGAGGTAACACTTTCCGTTTTAACTGAAAAGGCAGCGCAACCAAAGCTGTATACACTAGAGCGTGAAATCATCGCTATTCCTACCGTTGAGTCTGCGCCTGTAGATAATGAAATCGGTTATATAAAAATAAGAAATTTTCAGGATGATACCTCCCAATCTCTCAGTGAGCATCTGAAACGCTTAAAAACATCGCATAACAACAAGATGAAGGGATTAATCATCGATTTGCGGAACAATTCAGGCGGACTTTTAGATCAGGCAATAGAGGTGGCGGATAAATTTCTCGACAGTGGCGCTATCGTCGTAACGGTTGGTCCCAGCGGTCATCCACGAGAGGCGCAAGATGCAAGAAAAACCGAGACAGATGAGGCCTTCTATCCTATTGTAGTGCTTGTCGACGCAGGAAGCGCTTCCGGCGCAGAGATCGTTGCAGGAGCGCTCAAGGAGAATAATCGTGCTGTGATTGTAGGAGATAGAAGCTTTGGCAAAGGCTCCGTTCAGCAACTTATTGAGCTTATGGATGGTTCGGCATTAAAATTGACCATTGCCAAATACCTTACTCCTTTACTCACCGATATTCAATCCGTTGGTATTACACCGGATATCCAACTTATTCCGGCAACTGTTTCAAAAGATAATGTTAATTTATTCCGGGGCCTTACCGTCCTTCGCGAAGAAGATCTTAAACAACATCTTGAAGAACACCCCAAAGGTGAAACCTCGTATGCTACACTCAAATATTTCCTGGAAACTACTGAGAAGAAGAAAATCCACGAGATAGAACCAGAAGAGCCAGAAGAGCTTGATGATCCTTATAAACTCCCTGATTTTAATAAAGACTTTCATGTTCTCTTTGCCAGGAAATTACTCGCGAGAGCCTCTGAATGGGAACGGGAAACGTTCTTAAAAAACTCTCTGCCTATTGTGGAAGAAACAGCCAGACTGGAAGAAGAGAAAATAGCACAGGCGCTTCAAAAGTTAGATATTGACTGGTCAAAAGGCACAAGTTCAGGAGTAGCTAAATCGAACGTTACTTTTTCTACCGCACCATCAAATGGACAGGTTAAAGCCGGTGATAAGATAACTCTCACCGTAAATGTGACCAATACCGGTGAGGCGCCACTCTATCAACTGCATGGTATTTCATCGAGTAAGAACGGGCTTTTCGATAAGCTTGAGTTTATTTTTGGGAAAATAGATAAAGGAATAACGAAATCGTATACAACAACAATAGATGTTCCCAAAAATTCGCTGGACCGGAAAGATGAGATCGTTATTAAGTTTGAAGAATTAAACCAACACAACCCTCAGGATATTAAGTTAAATATTGTTACGGAAGCATTGCCCAGACCTCTGTTTGCCTATTCCTATCAGATCCTGGATCATGAAAAGGATGCATCTGTAAATAATGGAGACGGGTTAATTCAGACAGGGGAGGATATTGATTTGTTCGTGTGGGTAAAAAATATAGGGGAAGGCCCGTCTGAGAAAAATGTGGTTACTTTAAGAGATTTAAGCAACAAAGAAGTCTTAATAAAAAATGGACGAGTGGAAATCGGGGCATTAAACCCGGGAGAAAAAAAAGAGGTAAAATTATCGCTCTTTGTTAAAGAGACAATACCTTCGGGTAATTTCAGTGTGGATTTAATTATTTCTGATATGATTTTTGGAACGTTTCTATCCAATAAGCTTAATCTTCCTATTATTGGAAGCAAATCGAAGATAACACCGGTTACTACGAACCTGAAAATAAAGAAAAATCATACGCCTTTGTATGGAGGCATGTCGTTTGATTCTCCGGTCTTATCTGTAATAAAAGAGGGTACCGTTCTGGTATCTGATGCGAAAAATAATGAATGGCTCCGTATAAAATTACCCGACGGCCGATACGGATGGCTCTCGGTAAAAGATGCCGCCGAATTAAATGGCAAAGAAAATAAACCAGGTAATTTAGATCCCTTCATACAGCGGACGCCCCCAATAATCACCTTAAATAAATCCTTATCAAATTTATTATTCGGGAACGATCAATTGCCAATATCCGTGGCCATAGAAGATGATATACAGGTGAAGCATGCCTACATCTTAGTCAATAATGATAAGGTCTTTTTCAAATCTAATAGAAATGCCACCCCAAAAGAACAAATCCGGCTTGAGATTGCTAAGGATGTCCCGCTAAAGGAAGGTCCTAATGTAATAACAATAGTTGCACGTGATAATCAAGACCTGATTACCACCAAATCTTTTGTCGCAACAAGAAGTATAACCGTTGCAAAAGGGTTATAGCATATTTGCAGGGAAGGTTCGATCGTAAATCGCAGAGAGAATGCGGAGAAAACAAAAGAGTAAAAACCTTGGTTTTTACTCTTTTGTAATCTTTGCGACCTTAGCTTTTTCTGCGGTAATAAGCTTTTCTCTCTATTTTAACTTTTGATAATATTCGCTCAATACTTTTGCTACCTCTGCTCTGGTAAAGGTGGGAGGAGGAGCCTCTCCGGAGCTTAACATCCTGCGAACTTCTGTTCCGCTTAAAATAACGTGATTGGCTGAATCGTGAGGGCATGTTTTGTAAGAAGCCATACCATTACAAGACTTACAGTAAAACGTGTGGTCAAAAAATAATGGTGTAATTCCTATCTCATGAATATCAAATTCATCAAAGATATAATGGGCATCAAACGTCCCATAATAATTACCCACACCAGCGTGATCCCTACCTACAATAAAATGTGTACAACCGTAATTTTTCCTTACGAGCGCATGGAAGATTGCTTCCCGCGGTCCTGCATACCGCATTGCAGCAGGAAAAACGGCTAACATTGCCCTGTCTTTGGGATAATATTTTTCTAAAAGAACCTCGTAACTCTTAATCCTTACATCCGCAGGAACATCATCGCTTTTTGTTTCCCCTACCAAAGGATGCAAAAGAATAGCGTCTACAACTTCGAGGGCGCATTTTTGGATATATTCATGGGCGCGATGCACCGGATTCCGTGTCTGGAATCCAACAACCCGTTTCCAGCCTCTTTTTACAAAAAGGGCTCTTGTCTCTGCCGGATCTAACCTGTAAGCTGAAAAATCACCAGGCTTTGCCCTGGTAACGACACTAACCTTGCCGCCCAAAAGATAATCACCCATTTTGTACACGCAATCTACACCGGGGTGCTTTCTGTCATCCACACCGTAGACCTCTAAAGATTCTTTTGGCTTATCATGATGAAAAATTTCTTCCAGATGGAGAACGGCAATAACCTCATTGGCCTGGTCAACAAGGGCAATATCCTTGCCTGGCTTAAGGCCTTCAACCTCATCCTTCGTTGCTGAGAGAGTAATCGGAATTGACCACGGCAGACCATTCGATAAACGCATATTATCTACCACGTTATCATAATCCGCTTTGCCCATAAATCCTTGCAGGGGGCTCATTGCTCCAACGGCAATCATATCAAGATCTGACATCTCACGAGAGCTAAGCTGGATTTTTTTCATATCATAATGCATAGCCTTATCCAACAGTATCTCACGCTCCTCCATGGATACAATCCTATTAATGAGTTTCCCCCCATGCGGAGCAATGTTCTTAACCATCTTTTATGTATCTCCTTTCAAACACTTTGCCTGAATAATAAATTCCTCTTGATGCCCATCGGCATCACGGATCGTCCAAATCGTTTTATCACGCTTCAACCGTGCTTTCAGGGAAGCGCCGCTACTACAGACCTGGAAAGGCAATTTTAGCTCAATTGCCTGAACAGGACACTCCTTCACACAACAGGCGCATGTCCAGCAAGCCGACTGATCACGAATTGCCGCTTTCATATTTTCCTTACGGTAGCATAGATCTCCCGGGCAAATGCGTTCGCATCGCGCCTCAGGCAATCCTTTACATCCATTACAAATATTTTCATCGATAAAGATACTCATGAGCACAACGGCCTTTCTATCATTTTTATCTCATCTGTATCCGGATTATATACTGAATTAACAAAAACAAGCCATCGGTTATCGTCTTTTCCGGGATAATCTAACCGTGTCTGATAGCATGCCCATCGCGTCTCCTTGCGGTAGATCAGATGCTCTACCAATACCCTTGCGACATCAATCCTATCAATACATTCCAAAGCCTCAATCAGATGATAATTATTTACTGCTACGATATCTTTTCTGTGTTCTTTTAAAGGTTTTAGTAATCGCCTTGCCTCGATCAACCGCTCTTCATGGAGCGCGTAACTCATAGAGACACCACCTGCAAACTCATCCATAATCTTTTGAAGGCGTTCCCTTACCTGCTGCGGTGATATACCAGACTTTTTCATGAGAGGGGCAAGGACTCTGGCTTTCTCTTTTTGGATTATTTCATCGTCTACATCTTCCAGATTTCTTCCCTGTATATCATCTAAAGCAGTTGCTGCGGCAATACGTGCTTCAACCCAACTTCCACTTACGTATTTCTTTGGCGCCCCGCCTGCTACCTCTCCGACTGCATAAAGGCCTGGTATGGTTGTCCTTCTTTCTTTATCTATCCAATATCCCGATTGGCAGTGACCACCAACAATAAAGGGCTCTGTCCCCTGTACTTCTACAGGTCTTTTTTTTGGATTCATACCTTCGCTTGCCCATAAAAGAATAATTTGAGGATTCATACTTAAAAAATCCTCTTTTAATCTCCTCTCCTCTGCTTCACTTAAAGTTGTCGTATCTAAAAAGCACGGTCCCCGACCCGCTTTTGTTTCTTCCACCGTAGCAAGGAGCCTGTGCTGGGTGAGACATTTATTCCCGCCCAAATGCTTGTAATAGAGCTCCAGATAATCCTCTCCGCGCGCATTGATTTGCCGCGAACCCGCTCCGACGGCAATCGTACCTGTTGGCGCATGTACGTCTTTTACCCGTAAGGCAATAAACCGATTCTCAAAGCTGGTCATTTCTGCCCCGATACGTATCCCCATGGCATATCCCGTTCCTGCATTCCAGGGACAGTACCACATCAGGTTGCGTGCTTCGCCGGTATTATTGGGCCGGTATATACCAGACGCCCCTCCGGTAGCTACAATAACGGCATTTGCCCGAATTACATAAAGCATACTATCCCTCACCCCGTATCCAAATGCCCCGCAAACACGTTTGCCGTTATATATGAAATTTGTTGCAACAACACGATTGAGCACCTGAGCAGGGGTCTTTTTAACGGCCTCTGCAAGGATGGGTTTTAACCGCTCGCCAAAAATACGGATACTGCGCTTTCCTTTTCTCCGGTACGTACCATCTTCATTCTTCTCAATAGGAAGGCCCATCTCTTCTACATCCTTAACGACCTCATTTAATCCTTGTGCAATACTATACACAAGATCCTTTCTTATAACTCCCTCAAACTGTCGTTCTACAAATGAGACATATGATTCTGGTGTTTGACCGGGGTTTAAATACGCATTAATAGCATTCAATCCCATAGCCAGGCAACCGCTGCGCTCAATATGCGCCTTTTCCATAATTACCACCCGGCAATTTGGAGATCGTTTATATATCTCCACGGCAGCAAAACAGCCTGCTGCCCCTCCACCAATAATAAGTATATCTGTATCTACAGGTATAATGCCCATATTTTCTCGTAAAGTATCACGAATCTCTCATGTATTCAGTATTCTTCTAGTTAAGTAGGGAATCCATAATATTTCCCCTTAATAGTATCGTATTTTTGAATTTTTAAATCATTAAATAATACTTATATTTTATTATCGTGTCAATTCTAAAACAACTCTATTTAACAGGTCTTACTGAAAACCTTTTCTTGTAAAAAAGGGTTATAGCAATTCGATGCATTATTTTCAACTGGAAAAGGATTTGACTTATTTTCCTAAATTTACTAAATTAATACATTTATTGATATGGAATCCACCATTTCTCTATAAAGATATGTTACAGAAAAGATATGTTACAGAGAAATACTAATTTAATTATTGAAAAATAAAATTTCATGCCGCCTTAATAATTTCACTAAGCACTGCAAGCCTTACGTAATTTCCCATGGATATCTTCAT
The genomic region above belongs to Candidatus Jettenia caeni and contains:
- a CDS encoding sulfate adenylyltransferase, which produces MVKNIAPHGGKLINRIVSMEEREILLDKAMHYDMKKIQLSSREMSDLDMIAVGAMSPLQGFMGKADYDNVVDNMRLSNGLPWSIPITLSATKDEVEGLKPGKDIALVDQANEVIAVLHLEEIFHHDKPKESLEVYGVDDRKHPGVDCVYKMGDYLLGGKVSVVTRAKPGDFSAYRLDPAETRALFVKRGWKRVVGFQTRNPVHRAHEYIQKCALEVVDAILLHPLVGETKSDDVPADVRIKSYEVLLEKYYPKDRAMLAVFPAAMRYAGPREAIFHALVRKNYGCTHFIVGRDHAGVGNYYGTFDAHYIFDEFDIHEIGITPLFFDHTFYCKSCNGMASYKTCPHDSANHVILSGTEVRRMLSSGEAPPPTFTRAEVAKVLSEYYQKLK
- a CDS encoding putative adenylylsulfate reductase codes for the protein MGIIPVDTDILIIGGGAAGCFAAVEIYKRSPNCRVVIMEKAHIERSGCLAMGLNAINAYLNPGQTPESYVSFVERQFEGVIRKDLVYSIAQGLNEVVKDVEEMGLPIEKNEDGTYRRKGKRSIRIFGERLKPILAEAVKKTPAQVLNRVVATNFIYNGKRVCGAFGYGVRDSMLYVIRANAVIVATGGASGIYRPNNTGEARNLMWYCPWNAGTGYAMGIRIGAEMTSFENRFIALRVKDVHAPTGTIAVGAGSRQINARGEDYLELYYKHLGGNKCLTQHRLLATVEETKAGRGPCFLDTTTLSEAEERRLKEDFLSMNPQIILLWASEGMNPKKRPVEVQGTEPFIVGGHCQSGYWIDKERRTTIPGLYAVGEVAGGAPKKYVSGSWVEARIAAATALDDIQGRNLEDVDDEIIQKEKARVLAPLMKKSGISPQQVRERLQKIMDEFAGGVSMSYALHEERLIEARRLLKPLKEHRKDIVAVNNYHLIEALECIDRIDVARVLVEHLIYRKETRWACYQTRLDYPGKDDNRWLVFVNSVYNPDTDEIKMIERPLCS
- a CDS encoding peptidase, with the protein product MRLKFSSKYLLATLLFLFSITCFFFTFSKTFGLEPYFEKQKEKEDSNYKFRLSGIVMSYINRLYVDPERIKSLEMLKEALAWEEKVIPEVLTNFEENTVTETITVDDISKTYDLSKIRRSKDMVEILRDALSFINKYRQTDGNLTASDIEYTAINGMLTQLDPHSVILPPKEFNEFKIGTTGKFGGLGMVVGLREGQLTVISPIEGTPAARSGIKAGDKIIEIDGESTINMNLTESVGKLRGDPETEVTLSVLTEKAAQPKLYTLEREIIAIPTVESAPVDNEIGYIKIRNFQDDTSQSLSEHLKRLKTSHNNKMKGLIIDLRNNSGGLLDQAIEVADKFLDSGAIVVTVGPSGHPREAQDARKTETDEAFYPIVVLVDAGSASGAEIVAGALKENNRAVIVGDRSFGKGSVQQLIELMDGSALKLTIAKYLTPLLTDIQSVGITPDIQLIPATVSKDNVNLFRGLTVLREEDLKQHLEEHPKGETSYATLKYFLETTEKKKIHEIEPEEPEELDDPYKLPDFNKDFHVLFARKLLARASEWERETFLKNSLPIVEETARLEEEKIAQALQKLDIDWSKGTSSGVAKSNVTFSTAPSNGQVKAGDKITLTVNVTNTGEAPLYQLHGISSSKNGLFDKLEFIFGKIDKGITKSYTTTIDVPKNSLDRKDEIVIKFEELNQHNPQDIKLNIVTEALPRPLFAYSYQILDHEKDASVNNGDGLIQTGEDIDLFVWVKNIGEGPSEKNVVTLRDLSNKEVLIKNGRVEIGALNPGEKKEVKLSLFVKETIPSGNFSVDLIISDMIFGTFLSNKLNLPIIGSKSKITPVTTNLKIKKNHTPLYGGMSFDSPVLSVIKEGTVLVSDAKNNEWLRIKLPDGRYGWLSVKDAAELNGKENKPGNLDPFIQRTPPIITLNKSLSNLLFGNDQLPISVAIEDDIQVKHAYILVNNDKVFFKSNRNATPKEQIRLEIAKDVPLKEGPNVITIVARDNQDLITTKSFVATRSITVAKGL
- a CDS encoding putative ferredoxin → MSIFIDENICNGCKGLPEARCERICPGDLCYRKENMKAAIRDQSACWTCACCVKECPVQAIELKLPFQVCSSGASLKARLKRDKTIWTIRDADGHQEEFIIQAKCLKGDT